The window AGGATGCACAGAAGATAAAAAAGAATCTTCTACTCAAACAGTAACAAAAGAAGAAACAACTCAAAAAACAAATGAAACTTCAAATAATACAGTTGCAGAATCAACTAATAAAATTGTAGAAGAAAAAAAAGCTGAAGTAGTAAAAGAAAATATAATTAAAGATAAAGTAGATGAAGAAGTTCAAAATACACAAGAAATAGCTGTTGTAACTCCTGATGGTGAAACATTATATAAAGTTTGTGCTTCATGTCACGGACAAAAAGCAGAAAAAGAAGCTCTAGGAAAATCACAAGTTATTGCAGGTTGGGATAAAGAAAGAATTATTACTGCTATGAATGGATATAAAGATGGAACTTATGGAGGTATTATGAAAAATATCATGAAACCACAAGTTGAAACAAAAA of the Arcobacter lacus genome contains:
- a CDS encoding c-type cytochrome, which gives rise to MNRILLGSAIAVLLLSGCTEDKKESSTQTVTKEETTQKTNETSNNTVAESTNKIVEEKKAEVVKENIIKDKVDEEVQNTQEIAVVTPDGETLYKVCASCHGQKAEKEALGKSQVIAGWDKERIITAMNGYKDGTYGGIMKNIMKPQVETKTDEEIEILATYISNIK